Proteins encoded by one window of Amaranthus tricolor cultivar Red isolate AtriRed21 chromosome 4, ASM2621246v1, whole genome shotgun sequence:
- the LOC130811237 gene encoding putative pentatricopeptide repeat-containing protein At3g15200 isoform X3, with amino-acid sequence MYRQFRLLPIIYRGFIQRDFKCKLGEVPQYQFLSSCHVFVPCFTTNLSMFRAFHLEQVSISDSQETEFHELQSDSEEQSIHIDKMALRIQSLLKHFSDNTNNELVQALDKCELTLSESLVLEVIRRHHSDWKSAFQFFRWVCNNPIGYFPGSKAYNEMLGILGKAKRFKELELLFDEMSKRGVLNERSYGIVVHRYAAAHKIDDAINFFYKRRQYGLELDLIAFQTLLLSLCRYKHVEAAEFEFHSKKSVFQYDTKTWNIILNGWCVRGNLRETKRFWNDIIRSKCKPNRVTYGIFINALCKSGKISTAVKLFQAMWEQGCTPDVVICNSVIDGLCFKKRIGEALEILQEMNERDCQPDVVTYNCLIKHLCKIQRMKMVFQLLEEMERKGGQCSPNSRTYSHLLSSAKTLEEVQSLLERMKSNGCKMTGDLYNLLLKLYMNWNCEQLVQSTWAEMLRDGLGPDQRCYTIMIHGRYDQGRLQDALDYFSEMTSKGMVPEPKTNLLVDAMKIKTKEKTAEETTDLKECRHERRRENRRRQR; translated from the coding sequence ATGTATCGTCAGTTTCGACTACTACCCATCATTTACCGGGGATTTATTCAACGAGATTTTAAATGTAAATTAGGAGAAGTACCCCAGTATCAATTTCTGAGTTCTTGTCATGTATTTGTTCCATGTTTTACCACAAACctttccatgtttcgtgctttCCACCTTGAACAAGTTTCAATTTCAGACAGTCAAGAAACAGAGTTTCATGAATTGCAAAGTGATTCTGAAGAACAATCTATCCATATTGATAAGATGGCTTTAAGGATCCAAAGTTTGCTTAAACATTTCTCAGATAACACAAATAATGAGCTTGTTCAAGCTCTTGATAAGTGTGAACTAACACTAAGTGAGAGTTTGGTGCTTGAGGTCATTAGACGGCATCATTCAGATTGGAAATCAGCATTTCAGTTCTTCAGGTGGGTGTGCAATAATCCAATTGGGTATTTTCCGGGTTCAAAGGCTTACAATGAAATGCTTGGGATATTAGGCAAGGCAAAGAGATTCAAGGAACTTGAACTGCTGTTTGATGAAATGTCTAAAAGAGGTGTTCTTAATGAGAGGTCATATGGGATTGTGGTTCATAGGTATGCTGCTGCCCATAAGATTGATGATGCTATTAACTTTTTCTACAAGCGGAGGCAGTACGGCCTTGAGCTTGATTTGATTGCTTTCCAAACGCTTCTGTTGTCTTTGTGCCGGTACAAGCATGTTGAGGCTGCTGAATTTGAGTTCCATTCAAAGAAATCTGTGTTCCAGTATGATACCAAGACTTGGAATATCATCCTGAACGGGTGGTGTGTGCGAGGTAATTTACGTGAAACAAAGAGGTTTTGGAATGATATAATTCGTTCCAAGTGTAAACCCAACAGAGTTACCTATGGGATTTTTATAAATGCGCTATGCAAGTCCGGGAAAATTAGTACTGCAGTGAAGTTGTTTCAAGCTATGTGGGAGCAGGGCTGCACCCCGGATGTGGTTATTTGTAATAGTGTCATTGACGGGCTGTGTTTTAAGAAAAGGATCGGGGAAGCCCTTGAAATACTGCAAGAGATGAATGAGAGAGATTGTCAGCCTGATGTTGTGACTTACAATTGTCTTATTAAACATTTATGTAAGATTCAGAGGATGAAGATGGTCTTTCAACTCTTGGAAGAAATGGAGAGGAAGGGGGGACAATGCTCACCGAATTCTAGAACGTATAGTCACTTGTTGTCATCTGCAAAGACTCTTGAGGAGGTTCAAAGTCTTCTAGAAAGAATGAAATCAAATGGGTGCAAGATGACAGGAGATTTGTATAATCTTTTATTGAAATTGTATATGAATTGGAATTGTGAGCAACTGGTTCAGTCAACTTGGGCTGAAATGTTGAGAGACGGTTTGGGACCTGATCAGCGATGTTATACGATCATGATCCATGGGCGGTATGACCAAGGAAGACTTCAAGATGCTTTGGATTATTTCAGCGAAATGACATCTAAGGGAATGGTGCCAGAGCCGAAGACAAATTTGTTGGTTGAtgccatgaaaataaaaacgaAGGAGAAAACTGCTGAAGAAACCACTGATCTGAAAGAGTGTAGACATGAGCGTAGGAGGGAAAACCGAAGAAGGCAAAGATAA
- the LOC130811237 gene encoding putative pentatricopeptide repeat-containing protein At3g15200 isoform X2, whose product MDSDMYRQFRLLPIIYRGFIQRDFKCKLGEVPQYQFLSSCHVFVPCFTTNLSMFRAFHLEQVSISDSQETEFHELQSDSEEQSIHIDKMALRIQSLLKHFSDNTNNELVQALDKCELTLSESLVLEVIRRHHSDWKSAFQFFRWVCNNPIGYFPGSKAYNEMLGILGKAKRFKELELLFDEMSKRGVLNERSYGIVVHRYAAAHKIDDAINFFYKRRQYGLELDLIAFQTLLLSLCRYKHVEAAEFEFHSKKSVFQYDTKTWNIILNGWCVRGNLRETKRFWNDIIRSKCKPNRVTYGIFINALCKSGKISTAVKLFQAMWEQGCTPDVVICNSVIDGLCFKKRIGEALEILQEMNERDCQPDVVTYNCLIKHLCKIQRMKMVFQLLEEMERKGGQCSPNSRTYSHLLSSAKTLEEVQSLLERMKSNGCKMTGDLYNLLLKLYMNWNCEQLVQSTWAEMLRDGLGPDQRCYTIMIHGRYDQGRLQDALDYFSEMTSKGMVPEPKTNLLVDAMKIKTKEKTAEETTDLKECRHERRRENRRRQR is encoded by the exons ATG GATTCAGATATGTATCGTCAGTTTCGACTACTACCCATCATTTACCGGGGATTTATTCAACGAGATTTTAAATGTAAATTAGGAGAAGTACCCCAGTATCAATTTCTGAGTTCTTGTCATGTATTTGTTCCATGTTTTACCACAAACctttccatgtttcgtgctttCCACCTTGAACAAGTTTCAATTTCAGACAGTCAAGAAACAGAGTTTCATGAATTGCAAAGTGATTCTGAAGAACAATCTATCCATATTGATAAGATGGCTTTAAGGATCCAAAGTTTGCTTAAACATTTCTCAGATAACACAAATAATGAGCTTGTTCAAGCTCTTGATAAGTGTGAACTAACACTAAGTGAGAGTTTGGTGCTTGAGGTCATTAGACGGCATCATTCAGATTGGAAATCAGCATTTCAGTTCTTCAGGTGGGTGTGCAATAATCCAATTGGGTATTTTCCGGGTTCAAAGGCTTACAATGAAATGCTTGGGATATTAGGCAAGGCAAAGAGATTCAAGGAACTTGAACTGCTGTTTGATGAAATGTCTAAAAGAGGTGTTCTTAATGAGAGGTCATATGGGATTGTGGTTCATAGGTATGCTGCTGCCCATAAGATTGATGATGCTATTAACTTTTTCTACAAGCGGAGGCAGTACGGCCTTGAGCTTGATTTGATTGCTTTCCAAACGCTTCTGTTGTCTTTGTGCCGGTACAAGCATGTTGAGGCTGCTGAATTTGAGTTCCATTCAAAGAAATCTGTGTTCCAGTATGATACCAAGACTTGGAATATCATCCTGAACGGGTGGTGTGTGCGAGGTAATTTACGTGAAACAAAGAGGTTTTGGAATGATATAATTCGTTCCAAGTGTAAACCCAACAGAGTTACCTATGGGATTTTTATAAATGCGCTATGCAAGTCCGGGAAAATTAGTACTGCAGTGAAGTTGTTTCAAGCTATGTGGGAGCAGGGCTGCACCCCGGATGTGGTTATTTGTAATAGTGTCATTGACGGGCTGTGTTTTAAGAAAAGGATCGGGGAAGCCCTTGAAATACTGCAAGAGATGAATGAGAGAGATTGTCAGCCTGATGTTGTGACTTACAATTGTCTTATTAAACATTTATGTAAGATTCAGAGGATGAAGATGGTCTTTCAACTCTTGGAAGAAATGGAGAGGAAGGGGGGACAATGCTCACCGAATTCTAGAACGTATAGTCACTTGTTGTCATCTGCAAAGACTCTTGAGGAGGTTCAAAGTCTTCTAGAAAGAATGAAATCAAATGGGTGCAAGATGACAGGAGATTTGTATAATCTTTTATTGAAATTGTATATGAATTGGAATTGTGAGCAACTGGTTCAGTCAACTTGGGCTGAAATGTTGAGAGACGGTTTGGGACCTGATCAGCGATGTTATACGATCATGATCCATGGGCGGTATGACCAAGGAAGACTTCAAGATGCTTTGGATTATTTCAGCGAAATGACATCTAAGGGAATGGTGCCAGAGCCGAAGACAAATTTGTTGGTTGAtgccatgaaaataaaaacgaAGGAGAAAACTGCTGAAGAAACCACTGATCTGAAAGAGTGTAGACATGAGCGTAGGAGGGAAAACCGAAGAAGGCAAAGATAA
- the LOC130811237 gene encoding putative pentatricopeptide repeat-containing protein At3g15200 isoform X1, giving the protein MILVVTSIFIQHLQGSSSLDSDMYRQFRLLPIIYRGFIQRDFKCKLGEVPQYQFLSSCHVFVPCFTTNLSMFRAFHLEQVSISDSQETEFHELQSDSEEQSIHIDKMALRIQSLLKHFSDNTNNELVQALDKCELTLSESLVLEVIRRHHSDWKSAFQFFRWVCNNPIGYFPGSKAYNEMLGILGKAKRFKELELLFDEMSKRGVLNERSYGIVVHRYAAAHKIDDAINFFYKRRQYGLELDLIAFQTLLLSLCRYKHVEAAEFEFHSKKSVFQYDTKTWNIILNGWCVRGNLRETKRFWNDIIRSKCKPNRVTYGIFINALCKSGKISTAVKLFQAMWEQGCTPDVVICNSVIDGLCFKKRIGEALEILQEMNERDCQPDVVTYNCLIKHLCKIQRMKMVFQLLEEMERKGGQCSPNSRTYSHLLSSAKTLEEVQSLLERMKSNGCKMTGDLYNLLLKLYMNWNCEQLVQSTWAEMLRDGLGPDQRCYTIMIHGRYDQGRLQDALDYFSEMTSKGMVPEPKTNLLVDAMKIKTKEKTAEETTDLKECRHERRRENRRRQR; this is encoded by the exons ATGATTCTTGTGGTAACTTCAATTTTTATTCAACATCTACAAGGTTCTTCTTCTCTT GATTCAGATATGTATCGTCAGTTTCGACTACTACCCATCATTTACCGGGGATTTATTCAACGAGATTTTAAATGTAAATTAGGAGAAGTACCCCAGTATCAATTTCTGAGTTCTTGTCATGTATTTGTTCCATGTTTTACCACAAACctttccatgtttcgtgctttCCACCTTGAACAAGTTTCAATTTCAGACAGTCAAGAAACAGAGTTTCATGAATTGCAAAGTGATTCTGAAGAACAATCTATCCATATTGATAAGATGGCTTTAAGGATCCAAAGTTTGCTTAAACATTTCTCAGATAACACAAATAATGAGCTTGTTCAAGCTCTTGATAAGTGTGAACTAACACTAAGTGAGAGTTTGGTGCTTGAGGTCATTAGACGGCATCATTCAGATTGGAAATCAGCATTTCAGTTCTTCAGGTGGGTGTGCAATAATCCAATTGGGTATTTTCCGGGTTCAAAGGCTTACAATGAAATGCTTGGGATATTAGGCAAGGCAAAGAGATTCAAGGAACTTGAACTGCTGTTTGATGAAATGTCTAAAAGAGGTGTTCTTAATGAGAGGTCATATGGGATTGTGGTTCATAGGTATGCTGCTGCCCATAAGATTGATGATGCTATTAACTTTTTCTACAAGCGGAGGCAGTACGGCCTTGAGCTTGATTTGATTGCTTTCCAAACGCTTCTGTTGTCTTTGTGCCGGTACAAGCATGTTGAGGCTGCTGAATTTGAGTTCCATTCAAAGAAATCTGTGTTCCAGTATGATACCAAGACTTGGAATATCATCCTGAACGGGTGGTGTGTGCGAGGTAATTTACGTGAAACAAAGAGGTTTTGGAATGATATAATTCGTTCCAAGTGTAAACCCAACAGAGTTACCTATGGGATTTTTATAAATGCGCTATGCAAGTCCGGGAAAATTAGTACTGCAGTGAAGTTGTTTCAAGCTATGTGGGAGCAGGGCTGCACCCCGGATGTGGTTATTTGTAATAGTGTCATTGACGGGCTGTGTTTTAAGAAAAGGATCGGGGAAGCCCTTGAAATACTGCAAGAGATGAATGAGAGAGATTGTCAGCCTGATGTTGTGACTTACAATTGTCTTATTAAACATTTATGTAAGATTCAGAGGATGAAGATGGTCTTTCAACTCTTGGAAGAAATGGAGAGGAAGGGGGGACAATGCTCACCGAATTCTAGAACGTATAGTCACTTGTTGTCATCTGCAAAGACTCTTGAGGAGGTTCAAAGTCTTCTAGAAAGAATGAAATCAAATGGGTGCAAGATGACAGGAGATTTGTATAATCTTTTATTGAAATTGTATATGAATTGGAATTGTGAGCAACTGGTTCAGTCAACTTGGGCTGAAATGTTGAGAGACGGTTTGGGACCTGATCAGCGATGTTATACGATCATGATCCATGGGCGGTATGACCAAGGAAGACTTCAAGATGCTTTGGATTATTTCAGCGAAATGACATCTAAGGGAATGGTGCCAGAGCCGAAGACAAATTTGTTGGTTGAtgccatgaaaataaaaacgaAGGAGAAAACTGCTGAAGAAACCACTGATCTGAAAGAGTGTAGACATGAGCGTAGGAGGGAAAACCGAAGAAGGCAAAGATAA